In the genome of Propionispora hippei DSM 15287, the window TGATACATCCGGACATGTGGGCTATTGACAGGCAAGGTTAAGTATGGTAGATTATATTAGTGACATTTTAGAAGTTGCCATATTTACAGGGTAAGAGAGGTGTACGAAATAATGCGTAATGCGGTAACATTGGCCTGTACGGAGTGCAAACAACGTAATTATCAGACCAATAAGAACAAAAAAAATGATCCCGATAGATTGGAATTCAACAAATACTGCAAGTTCTGTAAAAAACAAACGGCTCATAAAGAAACCAAGTAATTTGGTGATCTGCTTTTT includes:
- the rpmG gene encoding 50S ribosomal protein L33; this encodes MRNAVTLACTECKQRNYQTNKNKKNDPDRLEFNKYCKFCKKQTAHKETK